In Oryza glaberrima chromosome 8, OglaRS2, whole genome shotgun sequence, the following are encoded in one genomic region:
- the LOC127782899 gene encoding alkane hydroxylase MAH1-like, translating to MASLTPSLQDLLVSSLMILLVLLYIAYWRSKYQSLFPVDWPIVGLLPTLVANLHRLHDYLTDVLAASGHSFTAHGPAATNMRLFVTCDPDNVRHIFTTNHDNYPKGQHFAEIFDILAGVPFTMDGEFCRRQRAKTHSILSDPRMVASMASSCVDKVRDGLIPFLTSVASTQTPIELQDLATRLMFDVTAMPVFGVDPGCLSPDMPSKHVSAAMDTIMEVALFRHTVPPFCWKAMRRLKIGPERKLAAAHAALHVFVSEMVEKARTKQEEAAPTSMSMDVISSYINDPDYNDLLHSKLISYMVAGRDTVGTTLPWFFYNLAMNPRVVSGIRDELAPIATSTCNGDGAPVMFSPDDTKPLVYLQAALFETLRLYPPGAIERKTVAADDVMPSGHEVHAGDAVLISVYSMGRMESLWGEDCREYRPERWLYDSGKMRHVPSHKFLAFNSGPRMCPGKSIAVMQMKTIAAAVVWNFDVEVVDGQTVEPKLSCLLQMKNGVMVKVNKRAV from the coding sequence ATGGCATCACTGACGCCATCTCTGCAAGATCTTCTCGTATCATCACTGATGATACTCCTTGTTCTCTTGTACATAGCGTATTGGAGATCAAAGTATCAGTCCTTGTTCCCAGTGGACTGGCCGATAGTAGGATTGCTCCCTACCCTCGTCGCCAACCTGCACCGCTTGCACGACTACCTCACcgacgtcctcgccgcctccggccatAGCTTCACGGCGCACGGCCCGGCGGCGACCAACATGCGGCTGTTCGTCACATGTGACCCTGACAATGTCCGGCACATCTTCACCACCAACCATGATAACTACCCCAAGGGCCAGCACTTCGCCGAGATCTTCGACATCCTGGCCGGCGTCCCCTTTACCATGGACGGCGAGTTCTGCCGCCGGCAGCGTGCCAAGACCCATAGCATCCTCAGCGACCCGAGGATGGTTGCCTCGATGGCATCGAGCTGCGTCGACAAGGTTCGTGATGGTCTCATCCCGTTTTTGACATCCGTGGCGAGCACCCAGACTCCGATCGAGTTGCAGGATCTGGCCACGAGGCTCATGTTCGACGTGACGGCCATGCCGGTGTTCGGCGTGGATCCTGGCTGCCTGTCCCCTGACATGCCGTCGAAGCATGTCTCGGCTGCGATGGACACGATCATGGAGGTGGCACTGTTCCGGCACACCGTGCCGCCGTTCTGCTGGAAGGCGATGAGACGGCTCAAGATTGGACCCGAGAGGAAGCTCGCCGCGGCGCACGCGGCGCTGCACGTCTTCGTCTCCGAGATGGTGGAGAAGGCGAGGACGAAGCAAGAGGAGGCAGCGCCCACCTCCATGTCCATGGACGTTATCTCCTCCTACATCAACGACCCGGACTACAACGACCTCCTGCATTCGAAACTCATCTCCTACATGGTCGCCGGGCGTGACACGGTGGGCACCACCTTGCCGTGGTTCTTCTACAACCTCGCCATGAACCCGCGCGTCGTGTCCGGCATCCGCGACGAACTGGCACCCATTGCAACAAGCACCTGCAATGGCGATGGCGCGCCGGTTATGTTCTCGCCGGACGACACGAAACCCCTCGTCTACCTGCAGGCCGCGCTGTTCGAGACGCTCAGGCTGTACCCGCCGGGGGCGATCGAGCGGAAGACGGTGGCCGCCGACGACGTGATGCCGAGCGGGCACGAGGTACATGCCGGCGACGCGGTGCTCATCTCGGTCTACTCCATGGGCAGGATGGAGAGCTTGTGGGGGGAGGACTGCCGGGAGTACCGGCCGGAGAGGTGGCTTTACGACTCCGGCAAAATGAGACACGTGCCGTCGCACAAGTTCTTGGCGTTCAACTCCGGGCCGAGGATGTGCCCCGGCAAGAGCATCGCCGTGATGCAGATGAAGACCATCGCGGCCGCGGTGGTGTGGAACTTCGACgtggaggtggtggacgggCAGACCGTGGAGCCGAAGCTGTCGTGCCTTCTGCAGATGAAGAATGGGGTCATGGTTAAGGTGAATAAGCGTGCTGTGTAA